A window of Onychostoma macrolepis isolate SWU-2019 chromosome 01, ASM1243209v1, whole genome shotgun sequence contains these coding sequences:
- the tet2 gene encoding methylcytosine dioxygenase TET2, which produces METEKTSHETEKSLILSQISATQQTDPLLTKHQNGDPSQQFNGDTNWSHFKPNTVVYPMKSQQENCSGPDNMQGILDQSMHEMNGQMKHALSEQTFLDFHQPKKLCTDSEVNGNEDLRLWDNRDAGMENHLEGFPKHNKPGDFEIKHSKRNCNFPNGDLFLLSRNKPVPMPNGATTSPPSVKGTTGDLLEKTLSQYYPEHVSIAPQTNSSQVDQVTSNLPEQETPSPSLTSGFPISPQASASEPLAKAPPEVQGSNGYNPEFTVNGYSSFVAEQKKPTYPLSDLPDMGTQLLSQEASESNVPSQTGINGCSQIQEDREGLPNDSDCLSKSNQDFSRESYILPPVMAGAPSQNTQTGQQNLQIKVLQKQPTDESLLDNRDFSLPQQQILESHIVDSRLTSQACTSGSHNQHSEQKNKPKPDQEKTTSENTDHSSQIKWIDLNSASAPQPSTDHPQMWDFFLPQTHLQQHTVTQSQSRCINSMSSNNFRSQNFSNPSCPSYENKAHDSYKNSLPPTKFPHNSVPECQQNNSGMHDHSNMQFNKRTSQQLCKNDQDQIQSQSFLSQPPPAEPHQQDNSTFPHQLPQDRQNMQAAPQSQDVSHSQVDAPLLKRLKTEVCLHSESQKLSLGTETPAQPLSSPTTRENSTFPDLFNSNVQFLTKEAEALTERKLQQNMQYSQNTSKQYPNYQQPLQHRVHNHLEFPQSPISQSQLSQVSNSLQIPAQTFTKAEFQELFGQIQREFLPNQGAQGDLQRHAALRMHLLQRQERQGPNNIRPSMPAIKSENCSGLETSAQLPPIEVKQQDQDKTKVMPVVVKQEHPSSSCEQSQQRSILATMEQQLKQYQLSPVFERKSLVSKSPNKVKVEMAGAVTVLSTSAEGNVKEQCKLQNFTPPKKIEPGLQTFLESPMKMFDTQMKNLLDTPLKTQYDISSCHCVDQISERDEGPYYTHLGSAPTVAGIRKIMEERSGLTGSAIRIEKVVYTGKEGKSGQGCPIAKWVIRRANVDEKLLVLVRERAGHSCETSCIVVVILIWEGIPINLADRLYSELSDTLTKHGALTNRRCALNEERTCACQGFEPDACGASFSFGCSWSMYYNGCKFARSKIPRKFKLLGDDPKEEEKLEQNLQSLATLIAPTYKKMAPDAYANQVDHEHRAPDCRLGLKEGRPFSGVTACLDFCAHAHRDLHNMQGGSTVVCTLTREDNREIGKIPDDEQLHVLPLYKASSTDEFGSADAQLEKTKTGAIQVLSAFRRQVRMLPEPAKSCRQKKLDAKRAAANKPNNPNTPNSKMDNTQQAKQKQAASENPGQNTTVTGPGNVRTYLDSGHLPHAHAAHQPQPQQQQQQQAQPNPNPSYTVPPFPRFSNASGTFLNSSKSVTPHPQTPSSASPYPSPLHAPNSYINVSNAPTPYPRSLTPNPLYTGYQCNGGLPMDNYHPYYSSNLKHPDMYHPQRNSLYSEQQYSAPQHYGLNYPPHYGEPSLPANGYGTCNMKPGMHSMGRYPGYGPNMPPDAFSRPPSALPRHLDYAAISKSSQFEAYPKPHMSQNPQMFPPNLNTLSMQNNKDLEINMHGANGISQVFPPLGTECFNPIQPPGLRLSSENALNPIVKQEPPTQTSEQKEKEDVWSDSEHNFLDPEIGGVAVAPSHGSIIIECAKRELHATTPLKKPDRNHPTRISLVFYQHKNLNEAKHGLALWEAKMAEKAREKEEDAEKHGTESTSSKSSGKKVKREHSEPSEPSEPPYKQFLLMLNELSTSCTTNTYVSTSPYAFTKVTGPYNQFL; this is translated from the exons ATGGAAACAGAAAAGACCAGCCATGAGACGGAAAAAAGTCTGATACTTTCACAAATCAGTGCCACTCAGCAGACAGACCCTCTTCTCACCAAGCACCAGAATGGAGATCCGTCTCAGCAGTTCAATGGGGACACTAATTGGAGCCATTTCAAGCCCAACACAGTAGTTTACCCAATGAAAAGTCAACAGGAGAATTGTTCTGGGCCTGATAATATGCAGGGGATATTGGATCAAAGCATGCATGAGATGAATGGACAGATGAAACATGCTCTTAGTGAACagacatttttagattttcaccAGCCTAAAAAACTCTGCACTGATTCAGAGGTGAATGGAAATGAGGATCTGAGGCTTTGGGATAATAGAGATGCAGGAATGGAGAACCATTTAGAGGGATTCCCTAAGCACAATAAGCCAGGTGATTTTGAGATAAAACATAGTAAAAGAAACTGTAACTTTCCCAATGGGGATTTATTCTTACTGTCAAGGAACAAGCCAGTTCCAATGCCCAATGGTGCTACAACAAGCCCACCCTCAGTAAAGGGTACAACTGGTGACCTCTTAGAGAAAACTTTATCTCAGTATTACCCAGAGCATGTGTCCATCGCACCTCAAACCAATTCATCTCAAGTAGATCAGGTCACCAGCAACCTGCCGGAGCAGGAAACTCCTTCACCTTCATTAACCTCAGGTTTTCCTATTTCACCCCAAGCATCTGCCTCCGAGCCACTTGCCAAGGCACCCCCAGAAGTACAAGGCAGCAATGGTTACAATCCAGAATTCACAGTGAATGGATACTCTAGTTTTGTAGCCGAGCAAAAGAAGCCTACTTATCCTCTCTCTGACCTGCCAGATATGGGAACACAATTGCTGAGTCAGGAAGCTTCGGAGTCCAATGTGCCATCACAGACAGGCATCAATGGTTGCTCACAGATTCAAGAAGATAGAGAAGGCCTTCCGAACGACTCTGATTGTTTAAGCAAGTCCAACCAAGATTTTAGTCGTGAATCTTATATATTGCCCCCAGTGATGGCAGGAGCACCATCACAAAACACTCAGACAGGTCAACAGAACCTACAGATTAAGGTGCTACAGAAACAACCAACCGATGAAAGCCTCCTCGACAATAGAGACTTTTCCTTGCCACAGCAACAGATTCTTGAGTCACATATAGTAGACAGCAGGTTGACCTCCCAGGCCTGTACATCAGGTTCTCACAATCAACACAGCGAGCAGAAAAATAAGCCTAAACCAGATCAGGAAAAGACAACATCAGAGAATACAGATCACTCATCCCAGATTAAATGGATAGATTTAAACTCAGCTTCAGCACCACAGCCGTCTACTGACCACCCCCAGATGTGGGATTTTTTCCTTCCACAGACCCACCTGCAGCAGCATACAGTCACACAGAGCCAAAGTCGTTGTATAAATTCCATGTCCTCAAACAACTTTCGGTCTCAAAATTTCAGTAATCCTAGTTGTCCCTCATATGAAAATAAGGCACATGATAGTTACAAAAACTCCCTACCTCCTACAAAGTTCCCCCACAATTCTGTCCCTGAATGTCAACAGAACAATTCTGGTATGCACGATCATAGTAACATGCAATTTAACAAACGCACATCTCAGCAATTGTGCAAAAATGATCAAGACCAGATACAATCCCAGAGCTTCCTTTCTCAACCACCACCTGCTGAGCCTCATCAGCAAGACAACAGCACATTTCCCCATCAGCTCCCTCAGGATAGACAGAATATGCAAGCAGCTCCACAATCACAAGATGTTTCCCACAGCCAGGTAGATGCACCACTCTTGAAAAGGCTTAAAACAGAGGTCTGCCTTCATTCAGAATCCCAGAAGTTATCTCTAGGTACAGAAACACCAGCACAACCACTGTCTAGTCCAACTACAAGAGAAAACTCTACATTTCCAGACttgtttaattcaaatgtaCAATTCTTGACTAAAGAAGCCGAAGCTCTAACAGAAAGAAAACTCCAGCAGAACATGCAGTACTCTCAGAACACCAGTAAACAATATCCAAACTACCAGCAACCTCTCCAACACAGGGTACATAATCATTTGGAATTTCCTCAATCTCCGATTTCTCAATCACAACTGTCACAAGTTTCTAATAGTCTTCagatacctgctcaaacatttACCAAAGCTGAATTCCAAGAACTCTTCGGCCAAATCCAGAGAGAGTTTCTCCCAAACCAAGGTGCTCAAGGAGATTTGCAGAGGCACGCAGCCTTGCGAATGCACCTTCTGCAGAGGCAGGAGAGGCAAGGCCCCAACAACATCAGGCCAAGTATGCCGGCCATAAAAAGTGAAAACTGCTCAGGTTTAGAAACCTCAGCTCAACTTCCACCCATAGAAGTAAAACAGCAAGATCAAGACAAAACCAAAGTCATGCCAGTAGTAGTAAAGCAAGAGCATCCTTCTTCGTCCTGTGAACAAAGCCAGCAGAGGAGTATTCTAGCTACCATGGAGCAGCAGTTAAAACAGTATCAGCTCTCACCTGTGTTTGAAAGAAAGTCTTTGGTCAGCAAGTCACCCAATAAGGTGAAGGTAGAGATGGCTGGGGCTGTGACTGTGCTCTCAACCAGTGCTGAGGGGAATGTCAAGGAACAGTGCAAACTACAAAACTTCACCCCACCTAAAAAGATTGAACCTGGGTTACAAACCTTTCTGGAGTCACCCATGAAGATGTTTGATACACAAATGAAAAACTTGCTAGATACACCTTTGAAGACACAGTATGATATTTCATCATGCCATTGTGTTG ATCAAATCAGTGAAAGGGATGAAGGCCCATATTATACTCACTTGGGATCAGCACCAACTGTTGCAGGCATCCGCAAAATTATGGAGGAAAG ATCTGGACTGACTGGAAGTGCCATTAGGATTGAAAAAGTTGTGTACACAGGAAAGGAAGGGAAGAGTGGGCAGGGCTGCCCCATTGCTAAATGG GTAATACGGAGGGCAAATGTAGATGAGAAACTCCTGGTCTTGGTACGAGAGCGGGCTGGCCACTCATGTGAGACATCCTGTATAGTAGTGGTCATCCTAATTTGGGAAGGCATACCAATCAATCTGGCTGACCGTCTCTACTCAGAACTCAGTGACACTCTAACAAAACATGGTGCCCTAACCAACCGCAGATGTGCTCTAAATGAGGA GAGAACATGTGCATGTCAGGGTTTTGAACCTGACGCCTGTGGAGCTTCTTTCTCCTTTGGTTGCTCATGGAGTATGTACTATAATGGCTGCAAATTTGCTAGGAGTAAAATCCCTCGAAAGTTCAAACTACTTGGGGATGATCCCAAGGAG GAAGAGAAACTTGAACAAAATCTCCAGAGTCTTGCAACTTTAATTGCCCCAACGTATAAAAAAATGGCGCCTGATGCATACGCCAATCAG GTAGATCATGAACACAGAGCTCCCGATTGCCGACTGGGTCTAAAAGAAGGACGGCCATTTTCTGGAGTTACAGCCTGTCTAGACTTCTGTGCCCATGCCCACAGAGACCTTCACAACATGCAGGGGGGCAGTACTGTG GTCTGCACACTAACACGGGAGGACAATCGTGAGATTGGAAAAATTCCTGATGATGAGCAGCTACATGTGCTTCCCTTATACAAGGCCTCATCCACTGATGAATTTGGCAGTGCTGACGCTCAGCTGGAGAAGACCAAGACTGGTGCTATTCAGGTGCTCAGTGCCTTTCGTAGACAGGTGCGTATGCTACCAGAGCCTGCCAAGTCTTGCCGGCAGAAGAAGCTGGATGCCAAGAGAGCTGCAGCTAACAAACCAAACAACCCCAACACACCTAACTCCAAAATGGACAACACCCAGCAAGCAAAGCAGAAACAGGCCGCTTCTGAGAACCCAGGCCAGAACACAACTGTAACAG GCCCAGGTAATGTGAGAACATATCTGGACTCTGGGCATCTCCCACATGCTCATGCTGCCCATCAGCCTCAgcctcagcagcagcagcagcagcaagcACAACCTAATCCTAATCCCTCTTACACTGTCCCACCATTCCCTAGATTCTCAAATGCATCAGGAACCTTCTTAAACAGCTCTAAATCAGTAACCCCACATCCTCAAACCCCATCTTCTGCCAGTCCTTATCCCTCTCCTTTACATGCACCCAACTCTTACATTAATGTGTCTAATGCACCCACCCCATATCCCAGGTCTCTTACACCCAACCCTCTCTACACTGGTTACCAATGTAATGGAGGACTCCCCATGGACAACTACCACCCTTACTACTCTTCCAATCTAAAGCATCCAGATATGTATCATCCCCAAAGAAATTCACTATACTCTGAGCAGCAGTACAGTGCACCTCAACATTACGGGTTAAACTACCCACCACACTATGGAGAGCCTAGCTTGCCAGCCAATGGTTATGGCACCTGTAACATGAAACCTGGCATGCACTCCATGGGACGTTACCCAGGTTATGGTCCTAATATGCCACCTGATGCTTTCTCCAGGCCTCCCTCAGCCCTACCCAGACATTTGGACTATGCAGCTATCAGCAAAAGCAGCCAGTTTGAAGCTTACCCCAAACCTCATATGTCACAGAATCCTCAGATGTTTCCCCCAAATCTAAATACCTTAagtatgcaaaataataaagatTTAGAGATAAACATGCATGGAGCAAATGGTATCTCTCAGGTTTTTCCTCCTTTGGGTACTGAATGCTTCAACCCAATCCAACCTCCAGGTTTGAGGCTTTCCAGTGAAAATGCCCTTAACCCCATAGTCAAACAGGAACCCCCTACCCAGACTtcagaacaaaaagaaaaggagGATGTGTGGTCTGACAGTGAGCACAACTTCCTTGACCCTGAAATTGGAGGAGTGGCAGTGGCACCTAGTCATGGATCAATCATTATTGAGTGTGCTAAGCGGGAGCTCCATGCAACTACACCACTCAAGAAGCCTGACCGCAACCATCCCACCCGTATCTCTTTAGTGTTTTACCAGCACAAGAACTTGAATGAGGCAAAACATGGACTGGCTCTGTGGGAAGCCAAGATGGCAGAGAAGGCCCGAGAGAAAGAGGAGGATGCTGAGAAGCATGGTACTGAAAGTACATCCAGCAAGAGCAGTGGAAAGAAGGTGAAAAGAGAACATTCAGAACCTTCTGAACCTTCAGAGCCTCCATATAAGCAGTTCCTTCTCATGCTTAATGAGCTGTCAACATCCTGCACTACCAATACATACGTAAGCACATCTCCCTATGCCTTCACCAAGGTGACTGGGCCTTACAATCAATTCCTGTGA
- the ppa2 gene encoding inorganic pyrophosphatase 2, mitochondrial codes for MRSVIHIATRFSAAFFSSQSSRKSTTLFSPASIHMRKMAHYITELRGRPNSTDHRVYLKTSDGKYISPFHDIPLYVADELECGVPPKKFKTNEILFNMVVEVPRWSNAKMEIATKEPLNPIKQDVKKGKLRYVANIFPHKGYIWNYGALPQTWEDPSHTDKETMCCGDNDPVDVCEIGSKVCVTGQVIQVKVLGILALIDEGETDWKLIAINIEDPDASSLNSIEDVRKIKPGHLEATVDWFKKYKVPDGKPENQFAFNGQFKDKDFALEVIKSTHSYWKALVLRKKMKGDEIVCQNTSLCDSPFKCSDAEARTILEAAAEYGEPLPVPSEVDKWHFFTK; via the exons ATGCGTTCAGTTATTCATATTGCCACGAGGTTTTCTGCTGCCTTCTTCTCTTCACAGTCCTCTCGGAAAAGCACGACTTTATTTTCACCTGCTTCCATTCACATGAGAAAAATGGCGCATTACATTACAGAGCTGAGAGGACGGCCAAACTCTACTGACCACAGGGTTTACTTGA AAACTTCAGATGGAAAGTACATATCCCCTTTCCATGACATTCCTCTGTATGTTGCTGATGAACTG GAATGTGGTGTTCCACCAAAGAAGTTTAAAACGAACGAG ATATTGTTTAATATGGTTGTAGAAGTACCTCGTTGGTCAAATGCCAAGATGGAG ATAGCAACAAAGGAACCACTAAACCCGATCAAGCAAGATGTGAAGAAAGGCAAGCTGCGATATGTTGCTAACATTTTTCCACACAAAGGTTACATTTGGAACTATGGTGCACTTCCACAG aCATGGGAAGATCCCAGCCACACTGACAAGGAAACCATGTGCTGTGGAGACAATGACCCCGTAGACGTGTGTGAGATTGGCTCCAAG GTGTGTGTAACAGGGCAGGTGATTCAGGTTAAAGTTCTTGGAATTCTGGCTTTGATAGATGAAGGAGAGACTGACTGGAAGTTAATAGCCATCAATATAGAGGACCCTGATGCATCAAGCCTTAACA GTATTGAGGATGTGAGAAAGATTAAGCCTGGTCACCTTGAGGCTACTGTGGattggtttaaaaaatataaagtgcCAGATGGGAAGCCTGAGAACCAGTTCGCATTCAATGGACAGTTTAAGGATAAG GACTTTGCGTTAGAAGTCATAAAATCAACACACAGCTACTGGAAAGCATTAGTGTTGAGAAAAAAGATGAAAGGTGATGAAATTGTTTG TCAAAACACTTCCTTATGTGACAGTCCGTTCAAATGCAGTGATGCAGAGGCCAGGACTATACTTGAAGCT GCTGCAGAATATGGGGAACCCCTCCCAGTACCATCTGAAg TGGACAAATGGCACTTCTTCACAAAGTAA